A portion of the Cryptomeria japonica chromosome 5, Sugi_1.0, whole genome shotgun sequence genome contains these proteins:
- the LOC131034718 gene encoding ADP-ribosylation factor 1-like, translating into MGNKSSRIPEVSKEVHILMVGLDSAGKTTILYKLNLDEVVQTIPTVGFNVETVKHKNVTFVVCDVGGQEKIRPLWKEYIGHSKGVIFVVDSDDRERISEAKDVLHNLLKEKELRDAAVVVFANKNDFPNAMSVLEITEELEMSSLTQRHWHVQSSCATSGDGLYEGLDWLSNNV; encoded by the coding sequence ATGGGAAACAAATCCAGCAGAATACCAGAGGTTTCCAAGGAAGTGCATATTTTGATGGTGGGTCTTGATTCTGCAGGGAAAACTACAATCCTATACAAGTTAAACCTTGATGAAGTTGTTCAGACCATTCCCACAGTGGGGTTCAATGTGGAGACAGTGAAGCACAAGAATGTTACCTTCGTTGTGTGTGATGTTGGGGGCCAGGAAAAGATCAGGCCCCTCTGGAAGGAATACATTGGTCATTCCAAGGGCGTTATTTTTGTTGTAGACAGTGATGACAGGGAGCGTATTAGTGAGGCAAAAGATGTGTTGCACAATTTGCTGAAAGAGAAAGAGCTGAGAGATGCTGCTGTTGTTGTGTTTGCAAACAAGAATGATTTTCCCAATGCAATGAGTGTTTTAGAGATCACAGAGGAGCTTGAAATGTCTTCTTTAACTCAACGCCATTGGCATGTTCAGAGCTCCTGTGCTACTTCTGGTGATGGTCTCTATGAAGGCTTGGATTGGCTTTCTAATAATGTCTAG